ATCACAGTTGACGTTTACCTCAACAGCCCGGAAGCAACAAAACAGCTCTGGAATGCAGGCAAACAGCATTTCTCCGATCTTTATGCTGCTCCCAAGGAAGAAGCAAAGAAAATAATATGGAACAATAAATCAGTCAGGGTAAACATGGAAGATGTTTCGGAAGGGAAAGATTACGGACTAAAATTCCAGTTCTTTTCTACGGATAAAAACGTACTGGCTGCAAACTAACACCTATGAAAACCAAAAATTCGATATTGCTGGCAGTGATCTGCCTTTTTTCCCTACAAGTCTCTGCACAGAAAAAGTCTAAAAAAGACGAGGTCGTGACCATTACCACAAGCATGGGAACGATGAAACTCATTTTATTTGATGAAACGCCTAAACACAAGGCTAATTTCATCAAATTGGTCAATGATAAATTTTACGACGATCTGCTTTTCCATCGCGTGATTGATGATTTTATGATCCAGGGCGGCGACCCTAATTCAAAAAATGCAAAACCGGATGACTTCCTCGGCAAGGGCGATAATGGTTACAAAATACCTGCTGAGTTTAACCCTAAACTTTTCCATCAGAAAGGCGCATTAGCTGCGGCAAGAGACAATAATCCGGCAAAGGAATCAAGCGGATGCCAGTTTTACATTGTCCAGGGCAGAAAATGGGGAAAACTCGATCTGGAAAAACAGGCGGCGAGAGCTGCACGAAAACTGACGGATGATCAGAAAAAAGTATATGAAACCATTGGAGGTACCCCTCACTTGGATGGAGCTTACACCGTTTTTGGTCAGGTGATTGACGGAATGGAGGTGATCGACAAAATCGGGGCTGTGGAAAAGGATGAAAGGGACCGTCCTGAAAAAGACGTTTCGATGAAAATGTCTGTCAAAAAGATGAAGAAGAAGAAAATCACCAAAAAATACGGCTGGAAATACGAGGCTTAAAGCATTCCCCGAATTGGAAAAGAAACGGATACTGATTACCGGCTCGAATGGTCTTTTGGGTCAGAAACTGGTTGAGATGCTGGTTGAAAAACCTTCCATCGAGACAATTGCTACCGCCCGGGGCGAAAACCGGCTGCCATTTCATGAGGGATATCAGTACCTTGAAATGGACATTACGAATCCTGCCGATGTGGATCACGTCCTGGCAGCAACCCGTCCCCATGTGATCATTCACACCGCAGCGATGACGAATGTGGATCAATGTGAAATGGAGAAGGATGCGTGCTGGAAGCTCAATGTAACAGCTGTTGAAATTCTGATCGCGGCTTGCAAAAAGTATAACATTTTCTTCGAACACCTGTCTACTGACTTTATTTTTGACGGTACCTCGGGGCCATATAGCGAGGAAGACCTTCCTAATCCTGTCAGTTTTTACGGATGGAGCAAGTATGCTGCGGAGAAGGCGGTTATGAGCTCCGACATTCAATGGGCCATCACGCGGACCGTGCTTGTATACGGCATTGCGCACGACATGAGCCGCAGTAACATTATTCTTTGGGTTAAAAAGTCACTGGAAGAAGGCAATTCGATCAAAGTAGTGACTGACCAGTTCCGGACGCCAACGTTGGCCGAGGATCTTGCATTGGGATGTTTCCTGATTGCAGATCAGCAAGCACAGGGAATTTTCCATATTTCGGGAAAAGACTTTCTCACACCTTACGAAATGGCTATTATGGCGGCGGATTATTTTTCGCTGGATAAATCGCTCATTTCCCCTACCGACGCTTCCGCTTTTTCGCAACCCGCGCGACGTCCGCCACGCACCGGTTTCGATTTAACAAAATCCCGAAAAGTACTAGGCTACGAGCCACATACTTTCCGGGAAGGAATTGCCTTAGTTGAAAAACAGATCGGGTAGTCGGTCAGGACTTTTCTATCGTATTCAGATCGAGTACGAACCCGGGAAAAAGCGCTTCTCCCGAAAGTCGGACATCCAATCCATTATGTTCTTCAATGTTACGATCAGGCTGATAAATGTATACCTTTTCGTCAAACCGGTCGATCAGCCATCCTAGCTGACATCCATTAGCCATGTATTCGTCCATTTTGTCTTTCAGATATTTTAAATCGTCTGACTTGGACCGTATTTCCACAATAAAATCGGGGCAAATGGGTGCAAACCTCTCCTTGTCATCCTTAGATAATTTGTCCCATTTTTCTCTTGTTACCCAGGAAATGTCAGGAGACCGTACGGCACCATTGGGAAGGGTAAAGCCGGTGGAGGAGTCGAATAATTTACCAGCGATTTTGCGACTATGCAGCCACGCGCCCAGTTCAACCAGAATATCAGAATTAAAGCTCCCTGTAAAACTTCCTGTTGGTGACATAAAAATAATGTTTCCGTTACTATCCCGCTCAAAGTCAAGCATGTCATTCATCCGGCAGAACCGAAAGAATTCCTCTTCACTCATGATGTCCCCAACTTTAATGGTTACCGGCATATTCATTAATGATAATATTTATTATTGATCACGGAAGTTTTTCAGAAAGCAATTTACCAATTAAAAATCATTTTCAAGCCGTTAAAATGTGCGCTAATATCAATACAATTTCTCATAATACTCCCGCGCCATGCGGTCGGAATTGAACGCTACATTGACATCATTCATGCTGTTGAGTACCATTTTCTGCCATTTCGCCTGATCTGAATAGTAGGTTGGAATGACCGTGGTTTCGAGTTTTTCCATCAATGCGTCGCAGTCCTGCTTATTGATATTTTCACCCTGGGCAACGGGAAGCAGGAAAGAATTGTCGCCATCTTTTGCAAACTCACAAATCCAGCCGTCGAATGTGGATAGGTTCAGGGAAGCATTCATTGCCGCCGTCATACCACTCGTGCCTGACGCCTCGCGGGTTACGACCGGTGTATTAAGCCACACATCCGAGCCATCTTTCAGTAACTTGGAAAGTGCCAGCTCGTAGCCTGTCAGCACTGCCACATTTGGAAAAAGATGGCTCAGGTAAAACAAATGATTGAATGTATTAATGGCCCCTTCGTCTTTCGGATAAGGTTTCCCCGCCCATATCACCTGCACAGGTTGATTTACATTGCTCATCAATTTACCAAACCGTTCCAGGTCCCACGCCAGCATATCGGGTCTTTTATAGGCTGCGAACCTGCGCGCCCACACAATCGTGAGCACTTCGGGATTGAAGATTTTCCCGCATTGATCTGCGACTGTTTTGAACAATACAGCTTTCAGTTCTTTTTTACGTGCAGCTATTTTAGCCAAATCTTTCTCAACCCTGGCCTGTTCCAGCTGTTTGTCGACCCAGTAAGTTTTGTTTTGCGCATTGGTAATGTGGTCTATTGCAGCAATCTTCGGATACGCTTTCCACATTTGGCGCGAAACTTCGCCATGTAGTTTGGAAACACCATTGGCCTTTCTGCTCAGACTTAACGCTGCCAGCGAATGATTGAAAATGTTATCTTTTGTCCCGCTGATTTTTCTGACCGTTTCCAGATCGAGCCCTGAAAAGAAGCCAAGATTTTCCAGAAAATGGATTTCGTGCTTCTCATTCCCAGCTTCCTCAGGCGTATGAGTTGTAAAAACGACCCGTTTCTTTACCTCGGCAACTTTTTTATATTTTTTGAACAAATGAAAAATAGCTGACACTGCGTGCGCTTCATTCAGATGATAAACCTGCGGCTCATAACCCAGCTCCTCCAACAGCCTCGCGCCACCAATTCCCAAAATCATGCATTGCGCCACTTTGTAGCTCACATCTGAATCATATAATGAGTAGCTGATCGCACGTGTGGCTTCATCATTACCGTCTGTATCCGTGGTGAGCAAGAACAGTGGCGCAGACTGAAATACGTCCGGGGCCAGATAATAAGCTGCTACCCAAACATCTTTTCCCATTACGGGAATCTGAAAACGAATGTTGGTATCCGTCAGGAATGAGTACATTTTCTCACGAAATTCGGGTTGCATACTACCGTCCTTTTTCCTTCCCTGATCATAATAACCGTGTTTCCACAGCATACCTATGCCAATCAGGTTTTGTTTCAATGCATATACACTCCGCATATGTGAGCCTGCGAGAAATCCGAGCCCGCCGGAATAAATCTTCAACGCCTGGTCGACGGCGAATTCCATTGAAAAGTAAGCGACTGATTTTTTGTATTTCTTCTCCGGAGTAAATGGATGTTGATAAGGAAGCGAAAACGTTTGTTGTGACATTAGTGCAGTTGTTAGTGAAGAACAAATGGATGGCCTAAAAAATCAGGCCAATGAAAAGGATATAAATCAACAGGTTAGTTATCAAAAAAGGCCTGACGAACACATTCATCAGGCCCTGTCCGGAACGATTTTATTTATTATTTACCGAAAAGGCGTGCCCAGAAACCTTTTGCCTTGGTCTTTGTTTCCACATACTTTTCAGAAGCTACTTCTTTCAATTCCTCTATTTCTTCGGCAGCTTTTGCTTTTAGTTCAGCTGCTTTCACCTGGGCTTCCGCCAATTTTTCAGCTGCTATCTCCTTAACATCTTCAAATGCCTCCGCTGCATCTTCTTTCAAATCCTCAAACTTCTCGGTTGCTACCTCTTTCAACTCCCCTGCTTTTTCAGTAAGGTCAGAGATAATCTCCTCTGCTTTTACTTTTCCGGCGGCAATGTTCAGTTCCACCTCATTTTGGAGTTGTTCCGCTTTCACTGCGAAGCCTGATTTAACTTCTTCTGCTTTTTCTGCCACAACCTCAGCTTTCTCAACAACTTCCTCTTCCACTTCCTCCACTTTTTCGGCTGCTGCTTCCTTCACCTCCTCTGTTTTTGCCG
The genomic region above belongs to Dyadobacter pollutisoli and contains:
- a CDS encoding peptidylprolyl isomerase; this translates as MKTKNSILLAVICLFSLQVSAQKKSKKDEVVTITTSMGTMKLILFDETPKHKANFIKLVNDKFYDDLLFHRVIDDFMIQGGDPNSKNAKPDDFLGKGDNGYKIPAEFNPKLFHQKGALAAARDNNPAKESSGCQFYIVQGRKWGKLDLEKQAARAARKLTDDQKKVYETIGGTPHLDGAYTVFGQVIDGMEVIDKIGAVEKDERDRPEKDVSMKMSVKKMKKKKITKKYGWKYEA
- a CDS encoding SDR family oxidoreductase; its protein translation is MEKKRILITGSNGLLGQKLVEMLVEKPSIETIATARGENRLPFHEGYQYLEMDITNPADVDHVLAATRPHVIIHTAAMTNVDQCEMEKDACWKLNVTAVEILIAACKKYNIFFEHLSTDFIFDGTSGPYSEEDLPNPVSFYGWSKYAAEKAVMSSDIQWAITRTVLVYGIAHDMSRSNIILWVKKSLEEGNSIKVVTDQFRTPTLAEDLALGCFLIADQQAQGIFHISGKDFLTPYEMAIMAADYFSLDKSLISPTDASAFSQPARRPPRTGFDLTKSRKVLGYEPHTFREGIALVEKQIG
- a CDS encoding Uma2 family endonuclease, with product MNMPVTIKVGDIMSEEEFFRFCRMNDMLDFERDSNGNIIFMSPTGSFTGSFNSDILVELGAWLHSRKIAGKLFDSSTGFTLPNGAVRSPDISWVTREKWDKLSKDDKERFAPICPDFIVEIRSKSDDLKYLKDKMDEYMANGCQLGWLIDRFDEKVYIYQPDRNIEEHNGLDVRLSGEALFPGFVLDLNTIEKS
- the glgP gene encoding alpha-glucan family phosphorylase translates to MSQQTFSLPYQHPFTPEKKYKKSVAYFSMEFAVDQALKIYSGGLGFLAGSHMRSVYALKQNLIGIGMLWKHGYYDQGRKKDGSMQPEFREKMYSFLTDTNIRFQIPVMGKDVWVAAYYLAPDVFQSAPLFLLTTDTDGNDEATRAISYSLYDSDVSYKVAQCMILGIGGARLLEELGYEPQVYHLNEAHAVSAIFHLFKKYKKVAEVKKRVVFTTHTPEEAGNEKHEIHFLENLGFFSGLDLETVRKISGTKDNIFNHSLAALSLSRKANGVSKLHGEVSRQMWKAYPKIAAIDHITNAQNKTYWVDKQLEQARVEKDLAKIAARKKELKAVLFKTVADQCGKIFNPEVLTIVWARRFAAYKRPDMLAWDLERFGKLMSNVNQPVQVIWAGKPYPKDEGAINTFNHLFYLSHLFPNVAVLTGYELALSKLLKDGSDVWLNTPVVTREASGTSGMTAAMNASLNLSTFDGWICEFAKDGDNSFLLPVAQGENINKQDCDALMEKLETTVIPTYYSDQAKWQKMVLNSMNDVNVAFNSDRMAREYYEKLY